The Virgibacillus sp. MSP4-1 genome has a segment encoding these proteins:
- a CDS encoding cold shock domain-containing protein: MTGTVKWFNSEKGFGFIEREGGDDVFVHFSAIEEEGFKTLEDGQSVEFEIVEGDRGPQAANVVKL; the protein is encoded by the coding sequence ATGACTGGTACAGTAAAATGGTTTAACTCAGAAAAAGGCTTTGGTTTTATCGAGCGTGAAGGTGGAGACGATGTATTCGTACACTTCTCAGCTATCGAGGAAGAAGGTTTCAAAACACTTGAAGATGGACAAAGTGTTGAATTCGAAATCGTTGAAGGCGACCGTGGCCCACAAGCTGCGAACGTTGTAAAGCTATAA
- a CDS encoding zinc ribbon domain-containing protein: MSEQKGCIKCGSTDAGKKDVSMTGTGLSKMFDVQNNRFTVVYCNNCGYSEFYNQQASKASNVFDFFFG; encoded by the coding sequence ATGTCTGAACAAAAAGGATGTATTAAATGTGGCAGTACGGATGCTGGGAAGAAAGATGTGTCCATGACGGGTACAGGTCTGTCAAAAATGTTTGATGTTCAGAACAATCGTTTTACTGTTGTATATTGTAATAACTGTGGATATTCAGAGTTTTACAATCAGCAGGCATCGAAGGCCAGTAACGTGTTTGACTTCTTTTTCGGTTAA